The DNA segment AAAAAATTAGAGTTAAGCCAGAAGATTATTTGAAAGTATATAGAGAAGATAAAGAAAGAAGGATAAAATTACAAGAAATGATGCAATATGAATTACAAAATATCAAACAACATCGTCCAGATATAGTAGCATCTTGGAAATACTATCAAGAATTTGAAAAAATGTGTGAGGAGCTGGATGGAAAAAAAGATTCTTTAAAAGAAAATATAAGTAATAATTAATATAATATTAAAATTAATTTCAAGGAGATTTTATGAAACAAGGTGATTTTAGCGAAGTAGCAAAACACTATCACAATAGGCCAGCATATAGCACTATGTTGATACAAAAGCTTATTAAATGTGTCAATGATAAAAATAAAGAACAAATGAATGTTGTGGAAGTAGGTGCTGGGACTGGAAAGCTTACTAAGATATTAGCAGATGAATTTAACCTTCTTATAGATGCTGTTGAACCAAATGATAATATGCGTGAAGAGGGTATAAAATTTACTCAAGATTCTAAAAACATTACTTGGCATAAAGGTAGTGGTGAGATTACGAATATAGAAAGTGATTATGCTGATTGGTTGATTATGGCTAGTTCTTTTCACTGGACTGATCCTAATAAATCTTTACCCGAATTTGCAAGAGTCCTTCATGGGGGGGGGTATTTCACTGCAATATGGAATCCACGCCATATAGTTGAAGGCTCTGTGTTTTATGAAATCGAAGAAGAAATTAAGCATATTGTACCAGAGCTTGCTCGTGTGAGTAGTGGTACTCAAAATGTTAAAAATTGGGATGAAATTCTTGTTTCGACAGGAGATTTTAAAGATTGTTTTTTTATGGAATGTGATTATTATGAGCTTATGGATAAGCAAAGATATCTTGGGGCTTGGCATTCTGTAAATGATATTCAAGCACAAGCCGGTAAAGCTAGATGGGAAGAAATTTTAAAAATGATAGAGAATAAAATTTCTTCCATGGATGTTATAAAAATTCCTTACAAAATTCGTGCATGGACAGTGCGTAAGGCTTAAAAATTATCCTTTAGCTTTTTGCTTGTGGCTTTTAAGCTAAAGGAAAATAATATGGAAAAAATCGTAGAACAAGTGTGGGATTATACAAAGCATGCAAAATTTTATTCTTATAGACCAAATTATGCACCGCGTAGTATAGATATGCTAATAGAGCTTGCAAAAAAAAGTAGTGGAAAATCTAAGGTAAAAGTTGCAGATATAGGTGCTGGAACTGGAAATTTAAGTATAATGTTAGCTGAGCGTGGTTGTGAGGTAGTTGCTGTTGAGCCAAATGATGCTATGAGAGAAATTGGAAAAGAACGCACAAAAGATTTAGATATAGAGTGGGTAAGAGCTACTGGAATTGATTCGACTTTGAAAGATGGTGAATTTGATTGGGTTAGTTTTGGATCTAGTTTTAATGTTATGGATAGAACTATGGCTTTAAAAGAAAGTTATAGATTGTTAAAACAAGATTGTTATTTTACTTGTATGTGGAACCATAGAGATTTAAATGATCCTATTCAAAAAGAAGCTGAGAATATAATAATGGAATTTGTTCCTAGTTATACACGCGGTACTAGACGTGAAGACCAAAGACCTATAATTGAAGCACACAAAGATCTTTTTGATAATATTATCTATTTAGAAGAAGATTTTTATTTTCATCAAAGTATAGAAAATTATATCAATGCTTGGCAGAGTGTTAAGAATCCTTATTGGGATTTAGAAACCAAAGAAGGCAATGAGTTGTTTGAAAAAATTACTAACAAATTAAAACAAAATTTACCATCTGAATTTGGTATTAAATACACTACAAGAGCTTGGAGTGCTAAGAAGGTAAAATAAAGAGGAAAAATGAATAAATTAGTATTTGACACTAAAGCTAGAAATTTAATCAATCTTGAGAATGTTTTAAAAAATGCGAAAGTATTAAAAGCGGTAGTTTGTTCTTTAAATGAAATTTCAAGCGATGAAGAAAATATTTTAAATAAAATTGCACTTTTAAATAGTGATAAATTAATAGTTCGTAGTTCTTCAAAGAGCGAAGATAGCTTTAAGTGTTCAAATGCTGGTGCTTTTTTAAGTCTTGCAAATATTGCAAATCAAAAAGATGAATTATTGGATGCAATTAAAAAAGTAGGTTCTTCTATGCCTAGTAAGGATGATGAAATACTCATCCAAACTATGCTTAAAAATATCAAAAAATGTGGTGTAGCCTTTAGCGTTGATAAAGATAATTTTGCTCCTTATTTTTGTTTACAATACGATGAAAATGGTTCTAGCAATTCCATTACAGATGGAAGTGCAAAGAGTGCAAAGAGTTATTTTCATTATAGAGATGATGAAAATATAAAAGATAACGATATTAAAAGAGTTATAGCTTTAATCAAAGAATTAGAAAATATTTTTGATTGCAATTTTTTAGACATAGAATTTGCGTTTGATGATAATAATGATTTATATTTATTGCAAGTTAGACCTTTGATTATGCAAGGAAAGTTAAATTTATTTAATGCTTTGCCTAAAGAAGCACTTTTAAGACTACAAAAAAGATTTCATTCTTTGCAAGAAGCAAGATTAAGAGTATCTGGAAAAAAGGGTATATTTGGTGTAATGCCTGATTGGAATCCTGCTGAGATTATAGGACTTAGACCAAAAAGACTGGCTTTTAGTTTATATAAAGAGATTATAACTGATAGCATATGGGCTTATCAAAGAGATAATTATGGTTATAAAGACTTAAGATCCCATCCTTTAATTCATTCTTTTTTAGGTATGCCTTATGTTGATGTTAGACTTTCTTTTAATTCTTTTATACCAAAAGATTTGGATGAGAATTTAGCTACTAAATTGCTAGATTATTATTTAGATAAATTAGATCAAAATCATAATTTGCATGATAAAGTGGAATTTGATATAGTTTTTTCTTGTTATGATTTTGATTTAGGTAAAAGATTAAAGGATCTATTGGCTCATGGTTTTAATGAAAATGAGCTTAAGCGTATAGAATTTTCACTTTTAAATTTAACAAACAATGTAATTAATCGTAAAAATGGATTATATATAAAAGATATTAAAAAAGTAGAAAAACTAAGACAAAATTATTATCAAATCATTAATTCAGATTTTTCACTTATAGATAAGATATATTGGTTAATTGAAGAATGTAAAAGATATGGAACTTTACCCTTTGCTGGAGTAGCAAGAGCTGGATTTATAGCCATGACTATGTTAAATTCTTTAGTAGCAATAAATTTTTTTACTAGAGAAGAAAAAAATGAATTTTTAGCTTCATTACATACTGTAAGTAAAACTCTTAGCGAAGATATACAAAATTTAAATGAAGAAAATAAAAAAGAGTTTTTGAAAAAATTTGGACACTTAAGAGCAGGAACTTACAATATTTTATCACCAAGATATGATGAAAATTTTGATTTTTATTTTGATATTAAAAAACAAGGTCAAAAAGTAAATCATAAAGAATTTAAATTAAGCGATGACAAAATAAAAAGCTTAAATATTTTGCTTAAGGAGCATGGAATAGCTATCAATGCAAATGATTTTTTGATGTTTTTAAAAACTGCAATAGAAGGTAGAGAATTTGTTAAGTTTGAATTTAGCAAGTTATTGTCGCATGCGCTTAGTTTAATAGGAGAGCTTGGCCAGTATTACAAAATAGAAAAAGAAGATATGGCGCATTTAGATATACAAAGTATATTAAATCTTTATTCGACTTTATATTCTAAAGATCCTAGAAAACAATTTTTAGGTCAAATAGAAGAAAATAAAAAAGAATATGAACTTACTTTAGCATTAAAACTTCCTGCCTTACTTACAAGTGATGAACAATTTTTTGGATTTTTTAGTTTTGGTGTAAATCCAAATTTCATAACACAAAAAAGTGTGAATGCTAAAATAGCTTTAGAAAAT comes from the Campylobacter insulaenigrae NCTC 12927 genome and includes:
- a CDS encoding class I SAM-dependent methyltransferase; the protein is MKQGDFSEVAKHYHNRPAYSTMLIQKLIKCVNDKNKEQMNVVEVGAGTGKLTKILADEFNLLIDAVEPNDNMREEGIKFTQDSKNITWHKGSGEITNIESDYADWLIMASSFHWTDPNKSLPEFARVLHGGGYFTAIWNPRHIVEGSVFYEIEEEIKHIVPELARVSSGTQNVKNWDEILVSTGDFKDCFFMECDYYELMDKQRYLGAWHSVNDIQAQAGKARWEEILKMIENKISSMDVIKIPYKIRAWTVRKA
- a CDS encoding class I SAM-dependent methyltransferase, with translation MEKIVEQVWDYTKHAKFYSYRPNYAPRSIDMLIELAKKSSGKSKVKVADIGAGTGNLSIMLAERGCEVVAVEPNDAMREIGKERTKDLDIEWVRATGIDSTLKDGEFDWVSFGSSFNVMDRTMALKESYRLLKQDCYFTCMWNHRDLNDPIQKEAENIIMEFVPSYTRGTRREDQRPIIEAHKDLFDNIIYLEEDFYFHQSIENYINAWQSVKNPYWDLETKEGNELFEKITNKLKQNLPSEFGIKYTTRAWSAKKVK
- a CDS encoding PEP/pyruvate-binding domain-containing protein codes for the protein MNKLVFDTKARNLINLENVLKNAKVLKAVVCSLNEISSDEENILNKIALLNSDKLIVRSSSKSEDSFKCSNAGAFLSLANIANQKDELLDAIKKVGSSMPSKDDEILIQTMLKNIKKCGVAFSVDKDNFAPYFCLQYDENGSSNSITDGSAKSAKSYFHYRDDENIKDNDIKRVIALIKELENIFDCNFLDIEFAFDDNNDLYLLQVRPLIMQGKLNLFNALPKEALLRLQKRFHSLQEARLRVSGKKGIFGVMPDWNPAEIIGLRPKRLAFSLYKEIITDSIWAYQRDNYGYKDLRSHPLIHSFLGMPYVDVRLSFNSFIPKDLDENLATKLLDYYLDKLDQNHNLHDKVEFDIVFSCYDFDLGKRLKDLLAHGFNENELKRIEFSLLNLTNNVINRKNGLYIKDIKKVEKLRQNYYQIINSDFSLIDKIYWLIEECKRYGTLPFAGVARAGFIAMTMLNSLVAINFFTREEKNEFLASLHTVSKTLSEDIQNLNEENKKEFLKKFGHLRAGTYNILSPRYDENFDFYFDIKKQGQKVNHKEFKLSDDKIKSLNILLKEHGIAINANDFLMFLKTAIEGREFVKFEFSKLLSHALSLIGELGQYYKIEKEDMAHLDIQSILNLYSTLYSKDPRKQFLGQIEENKKEYELTLALKLPALLTSDEQFFGFFSFGVNPNFITQKSVNAKIALENDKDLEGKIILIYAADPGYDYLFSKNIAGFITCYGGANSHMAIRASELSMPAVIGVGEENFKKYLQADRLRIECQSEQIICL